In one Stenotrophomonas maltophilia genomic region, the following are encoded:
- a CDS encoding 1,4-alpha-glucan branching enzyme — protein sequence MSHDSAHLAALEDDITADTALDHRIAPALEDLVHARPADAFAWLGPHRQREGERRLRVLVPHAQRVEVIGEDGRRWDLHPGPLPGLFEGAAGEAAVPLLALHFEQGVEQVHDAYAFGPLLDEALLQRFHAGDADAARQLGAVPMQVQGIAGVRFAVWAPNARRVAVVGDFNGWDGRRHPMRLRHAAGVWELFLPGVQAGARYKFRIVGADGQVMPDKFDPMARWAELPPATASRVPSAAPMQWHDEGWRAARRQAGASAPLSIYEVHAGSWQRGDDGAPLDWDALADRLIPYVAGLGFTHIELLPVSEHPFGGSWGYQPLGIYAPTARHGTPHAFARFVDRCHQAGVGVIVDWVSAHFPNDAHGLAGFDGTALYEHADPREGVHADWDTLIYNYGRNEVAAYLIGSALEWVERFHIDGLRVDAVASMLYRDYSRADGEWIPNEQGGRENLQAVAFLRRMNQTLRERFPDVLVIAEESTAWPGVTAPVEEGGLGFTHKWNMGWMHDTLQYLGRDPVHRQHHHSEISFGLVYAFSERFVLPLSHDEVVHGKGALLAKMAGEPAQRLAQLRAYYGFMWAHPGSKLLFMGGEFGQGHEWSHDAALDWEQATSSEGRGLSRLVGDLNAVLRSEPALHRDERDERGFDWSVADDSRNSVYAFIRRDPAGSGRTLLVVSNFTPLLREGYRVGVPQPGRWTERLNTDSAHYNGGNAGNLGAVQTEPRPMHGHAQSLRLTLPPLSTLYLQVDA from the coding sequence ATGAGCCACGACAGCGCGCATCTGGCCGCCCTCGAGGACGACATCACCGCGGACACAGCACTGGATCACCGCATCGCGCCGGCGCTGGAGGACCTCGTCCATGCCCGCCCGGCAGATGCATTTGCCTGGCTGGGCCCGCACCGCCAGCGCGAGGGTGAACGGCGGTTGCGCGTGCTGGTGCCGCACGCGCAGCGCGTCGAGGTGATCGGAGAGGACGGGCGACGCTGGGATCTGCACCCGGGCCCCTTGCCCGGCCTGTTCGAGGGCGCCGCCGGTGAAGCGGCGGTGCCGCTGCTTGCCCTGCATTTCGAGCAGGGTGTGGAGCAGGTGCACGATGCCTATGCCTTCGGCCCGCTGCTGGACGAGGCGCTGCTGCAACGCTTCCATGCCGGTGATGCCGATGCGGCGCGCCAGCTGGGCGCGGTCCCGATGCAGGTGCAGGGGATCGCCGGCGTGCGCTTCGCGGTGTGGGCGCCCAATGCGCGGCGGGTCGCCGTGGTCGGCGATTTCAACGGATGGGATGGCCGACGCCATCCGATGCGGCTGCGCCATGCGGCTGGCGTGTGGGAACTGTTCCTGCCCGGCGTGCAGGCCGGTGCCCGCTACAAGTTCCGCATTGTCGGGGCTGATGGCCAGGTGATGCCCGACAAGTTCGACCCGATGGCGCGCTGGGCCGAACTGCCACCGGCCACCGCCTCACGCGTGCCTTCGGCGGCGCCGATGCAGTGGCATGACGAGGGTTGGAGGGCGGCCCGGCGCCAAGCGGGCGCCAGCGCGCCGCTGTCCATCTACGAGGTACATGCGGGCTCCTGGCAGCGCGGCGATGATGGCGCACCGCTGGACTGGGATGCGCTGGCCGACCGGCTGATTCCGTACGTGGCCGGACTCGGCTTCACCCACATCGAACTGCTGCCGGTCAGCGAGCATCCCTTCGGCGGTTCCTGGGGCTATCAGCCGCTGGGGATCTACGCACCGACGGCACGCCATGGGACGCCGCACGCCTTTGCGCGCTTCGTGGATCGCTGTCACCAGGCCGGAGTGGGGGTGATCGTGGACTGGGTGAGCGCACACTTCCCCAACGACGCGCATGGCCTGGCCGGTTTCGACGGAACCGCGTTGTACGAGCATGCCGACCCGCGCGAAGGGGTGCACGCTGACTGGGACACGCTGATCTACAACTATGGCCGCAACGAAGTGGCCGCTTACCTGATCGGTAGTGCCTTGGAGTGGGTGGAGCGGTTCCACATTGACGGACTGCGCGTGGACGCAGTGGCGTCCATGCTGTACCGGGATTACAGCCGTGCTGACGGTGAGTGGATACCCAACGAGCAGGGCGGGCGAGAGAACCTGCAGGCGGTCGCCTTCCTGAGGCGGATGAACCAGACCCTGCGTGAGCGCTTCCCGGACGTGTTGGTGATTGCCGAGGAATCCACCGCGTGGCCGGGGGTGACCGCGCCGGTGGAGGAGGGCGGGCTTGGCTTCACCCACAAATGGAACATGGGCTGGATGCACGACACCCTGCAGTACCTGGGGCGCGATCCTGTCCATCGCCAGCATCACCACAGCGAGATCAGCTTCGGCCTGGTCTACGCCTTCTCCGAACGCTTCGTGCTTCCGCTGTCGCATGACGAGGTGGTGCATGGCAAGGGCGCGCTGCTGGCCAAGATGGCAGGCGAACCGGCGCAGCGGCTGGCCCAGCTTCGTGCGTATTACGGCTTCATGTGGGCGCACCCGGGCAGCAAACTGCTGTTCATGGGCGGCGAGTTCGGCCAGGGACATGAGTGGTCGCACGATGCAGCACTGGACTGGGAACAGGCGACCAGCAGTGAGGGCCGGGGCCTGTCGCGTCTGGTGGGCGACCTCAATGCCGTCCTCCGCTCCGAACCCGCGCTGCATCGTGACGAGCGCGATGAACGCGGTTTCGACTGGAGCGTGGCCGATGACAGCCGCAACAGCGTGTATGCCTTCATCCGCCGGGATCCTGCCGGCAGCGGCCGCACCCTGCTGGTGGTGAGCAACTTCACCCCGTTGCTGCGCGAGGGTTACCGGGTTGGCGTGCCGCAACCGGGGCGCTGGACGGAACGCCTCAACACCGACAGCGCGCATTACAACGGCGGCAATGCGGGCAACCTCGGAGCGGTGCAGACCGAGCCAAGGCCGATGCATGGCCACGCCCAGTCGCTGCGGCTGACCCTGCCGCCGCTGTCCACGCTGTACCTGCAGGTTGATGCATGA